ATAACTTAACAAAATACACTCTCGAAACCGCGACATACGGTTATTGATGATTAGGCTGATTCGATTATATACTGAAAGACCGTGATGAGTCACAACGGTAATGTGATTAGGAATCTGTCATTGTTCTTGCGGTACACATTGAAAAACGGACTTATCACCTACATTTAAGGACTAATAACGGTTGCTCATTGCACCACGTTTTCATAAAAAGGAATATCAGATGTCAAATCCACTTCTCACCTTTACGGAGCTGCCTCCGTTTTCCGAAATATTACCGGAACATGTTAAGCCTGCAATCGAGCATTGCATTAGCGAATGCCGTAACACCATCGAGCAAGTGTTAGCCGATAATCCGACCCCAACTTGGGAGAGCGTGGTTGCGCCTATCGACGAAGTGGATGATCGCCTAAGCCGCGTATGGTCACCGGTCAGTCATATGAACTCAGTGATGAACAACGAAGCGTTGCGTGAAGCGTATGAAAGTTGTTTACCGCTGTTATCAGAGTTTGGAACTTGGGTTGGGCAGCATAAAGGCTTGTTTCATGCCTACCAAACCATTAAAGCCAGCGACGAGTTTGCAACGTTAACTACCGCGCAAAAGAAAACCATCACCGATGCGCTACGCAGCTTTGAACTTTCTGGGATTGGTTTGCCTGCGGCGGAGCAAAAGCGTTACGGCGATATTAGCAAACGCCTCTCTGAATTGAGCTCTACGTTCTCAAACAACGTGCTTGATGCCACCATGGGTTGGACGAAGCACATTACCAATGAGGCGGATTTATCGGGTATGCCTGAATCGGCGCTAGCCTCAGCGAAAGCGGCGGCTGAAGCGAAAGGTTTAGAAGGCTATCTACTAACATTAGATATTCCGTCTTACCTGCCTGTTATGACTTACTGCGATAACCAAGCGCTACGCCAAGAAATGTATGAAGCATACGTGACGCGCGCCTCTGATCGTGGTCCGAATGCTGGGCAGTGGGATAACACTGAAATCATGGCCGAAGAGCTCAAGTTGCGTCATGAAATCTCGCGCCTATTGGGCTTTAACTCGTACAGTGAAAAATCACTGGCGACGAAAATGGCAAAATCTCCTGATCAGGTCATGACCTTTTTGAATGAGATGGCCGACAAAGTCAAACCACAAGGTGAGCGTGAAGTGGAAGAGTTACGCCAGTTTGCTGAGCAAGAGTATGGTGTAACGGAATTGCAGCTGTGGGATGTCGGTTACTACAGTGAAAAGCTAAAACAGAAACAATTCGAAATCTCGGATGAACAATTGCGTCCGTATTTCCCAGAGCACAAAGTCGTTAACGGTTTATTTAGCGTTTTGCAGCGCGTCTTTAGAATGACCGTTGTTGAGCAAAACGGCATCGATACTTGGCATGAATCAGTCCGTTTCTTTAATATCTTTGATAGCGACGATCAACTACGCGGAAGTTTTTATCTCGATTTATACGCGCGTGAACACAAGCGTGGCGGGGCATGGATGGATGAATGCCGCGTACGCCGCGTGAAAACCAACGGTGAGCTACAAACGCCTGTCGCGTACTTAACGTGTAACTTTAATCGCCCAGTGGGTGATAAGCCGGCGCTGTTCACTCATGATGAAGTGGTAACTTTGTTCCATGAAACCGGCCACGGTATTCACCATATGCTGACGCAAGTTGATGAAGGCGCGGTATCGGGGATTAATGGTGTCGCTTGGGATGCGGTCGAGCTACCAAGCCAATTTCTAGAAAACTGGTGCTGGGAAGAAGAAGCGCTGGCGTTTATCTCGGGTCACTATGAAACCGATGAGCCACTGCCAAAAGAGATGCTAGATAAAATGCTGGCGGCGAAAAACTACCATTCAGCCATGGGGCTGTTGCGCCAGCTTGAATTCTCGATGTTCGATTTCACGTTGCATACACAATACGATCCAGAGGCGGGTCCGCGCGTTCTCGAAACGCTTGCTGACGTGAAAAAACGGGTCGCCGTTTTGCCAAGTGTGGAATGGAATCGTTTTCCTCATGGCTTTGGCCATATTTTCGCAGGTGGTTATAGTGCTGGTTATTACAGCTACCTATGGGCAGAAGTTTTGTCGTCAGATGCGTTCTCGCGTTTTGAAGAAGAAGGTATCTTTAACCAAGAAACAGGCCAAAGCTTCCTAGAAAATATTCTAGAACGCGGTGGCAGTGAAGAGCCAATGGAGCTATTTAAACGCTTCCGTGGCCGTGAACCTGAAATTGATGCTTTGTTACGCCATGCGGGAATCGCGGCTTAAGCCATCCAGTAGGCTGATTGAGCAATAAAAAAAGCCCCGCAATGTATATTGCGGGGCTTTTTATTTGCTAGGAATATTCTCTGGTAATATTCGTAAGGCTAGGCGCGAGGTTGGAGTGTTACCGTAACCGTATTCTCTGAGTAACTCAGTGAAGCGGTATAGCGTTGACCTGACGTATCTTGCGCGATCACTTGGCTAAATTGTCCTTCAATGTAGTCTGCATTGAGCACTTCATAGCTTGTCGTGGTTGTGATGTTTGGTACGGTGAGACGCAGTGTGCCACCTTCAATATAGATACTATTTTGTGCCGAGATACGTGCATTATGCGTTAAATCTAGCGCTAAGCTACCGTCCTTAATCACATAATCAGACACGCTCAATGTCCCTTTGCTAGGGTCTTGATCGCCACCACGGATAGACACTTGCACTGTACCGTCATTTTGGTAAAGCGTGTGTGTACCAAAAGCGGTGTTTGACGCAGCAGCTAAAGTACCACCATCGAGCAGTGTACCGCCTTGATAGCTATTATTGCCTTCAAGACTTAGTTTACCTGTGCCAGATTTATGTAGCATACCGATGCCTGCAATATCATTGCGCCAGCGGTCCGCTGCATAAAAACCACCCTTGCTTGCATCCATGTAAACATCGACATCACCATTAAACGCACCATATCCATCGGCAGCGTCGACTAAGTTAATGCGTCCCCAGCCACGTGATTCGTTGATAACTGGATAGTTAGAGTCGATTTCGGTCGACGCTAAAACGGCACGGCGTTGCTCTGTCGTTAGGTAAGGTAGGCGAGTCTCTAACAAGACTTCTGCGCCTTTTGGTACTTGTGGCGCTTTGCTGGCTTCGTCGAGTTTACTGAAACCGTATGTCATGTACGCACGATATTTCTCTTTCATGGCTTGATGGTCAGCGTAGGCGTCTTGAGCATTACACGGCTGATTTGCATCGGTAGTACAGTGGGCAAACTCGTTTACTGAGTCGTAATCACTTGGCATGTTTTGCTCAAAATATAAATTCGCTTGCGCAACGGCCGCGGATTTGGTCGCAATATTGTTAGGATCCGATAGGGTGGCGGCGGTGACGGCTAGCCCCATGATACGGCCACCAATGACATCGAACGGTGAATGCATTGATGCCACGATACGGTTTTCGCCTAAATCGCCTGCACGCGCCACCATTTCTTGGAAACGTTGTGGAATGGCATAAGCCATACCGAGGCTGCGGTCATAGGCTTCGGTTGTATGGCCACTTGGATACGCCCCGTCTTTGGCACGGCCTGAAATCCAGTTATCCCCTTCTTGTAAGGCATTTTGCATACTGAACGTTTGATCGTCATAGTGACCAGGGTTATTGATTGGTTCGTCTTCGGTATAAATGGTACGCCCAGCACAGAGTAGCCCTAGCATTGGCTGAGATATGGGATTGCTCGGCATATCATAGTATTTATAGCCATTCACGCTACCATCGGCATTTAAGCATGTGTACTGCGTGAGGTCACTGACGTTTTGATAGCTCGCAACAGAGTAGTCACGGTTAAGGCGCCAAGGGCGAGGGGAGACAAAATGATATTTTGGCGCTTCTGTCGAGGCTCCATAGTCACGAATGTGATTGAGTAATGACACAACCTCGTTGAGTGATGTGGCTTGGCCGTCTTTGTCGATTGTTCCGTAGTTTGTGCCTTTATCGAGCCCTTTCTGGTAGGTGTTCTTAAGCACATCCATAGCTTGGCCATTAAGGACAACATCGCCTTGCGCATTCGTGGTAAAAGGAGAGGTTGAATTTGCGCCATCTCGATACAGGCTGGCCAGTGGGCCTAACCCTGAAGTAATACTAAACCCTTTTTGGCGTTGGTCATCAAGGTAAGCGAGCGCCATGGCTTGAGGGTCATTACGGTCTACATCCGGTTGGCTTTCTCCTGAGCGAGTGAGCGTACGAACATAATCAAAGTTTTCATGCCATGCTT
This DNA window, taken from Vibrio palustris, encodes the following:
- the prlC gene encoding oligopeptidase A, translated to MSNPLLTFTELPPFSEILPEHVKPAIEHCISECRNTIEQVLADNPTPTWESVVAPIDEVDDRLSRVWSPVSHMNSVMNNEALREAYESCLPLLSEFGTWVGQHKGLFHAYQTIKASDEFATLTTAQKKTITDALRSFELSGIGLPAAEQKRYGDISKRLSELSSTFSNNVLDATMGWTKHITNEADLSGMPESALASAKAAAEAKGLEGYLLTLDIPSYLPVMTYCDNQALRQEMYEAYVTRASDRGPNAGQWDNTEIMAEELKLRHEISRLLGFNSYSEKSLATKMAKSPDQVMTFLNEMADKVKPQGEREVEELRQFAEQEYGVTELQLWDVGYYSEKLKQKQFEISDEQLRPYFPEHKVVNGLFSVLQRVFRMTVVEQNGIDTWHESVRFFNIFDSDDQLRGSFYLDLYAREHKRGGAWMDECRVRRVKTNGELQTPVAYLTCNFNRPVGDKPALFTHDEVVTLFHETGHGIHHMLTQVDEGAVSGINGVAWDAVELPSQFLENWCWEEEALAFISGHYETDEPLPKEMLDKMLAAKNYHSAMGLLRQLEFSMFDFTLHTQYDPEAGPRVLETLADVKKRVAVLPSVEWNRFPHGFGHIFAGGYSAGYYSYLWAEVLSSDAFSRFEEEGIFNQETGQSFLENILERGGSEEPMELFKRFRGREPEIDALLRHAGIAA
- a CDS encoding phosphatase PAP2 family protein, which gives rise to MLLKHPSRLFAMTAIACAITACHHDDETTYEQPEAPHATLGAQSVPVPTLSGTDIAVVDGDIQTTNNKHNAEAYTYAKNPILQILRGFDEVWYQGESDWANFADASVFTDGPAQFTAEGGASNSTQAVLKRLFNKTQVRNEKAWHENFDYVRTLTRSGESQPDVDRNDPQAMALAYLDDQRQKGFSITSGLGPLASLYRDGANSTSPFTTNAQGDVVLNGQAMDVLKNTYQKGLDKGTNYGTIDKDGQATSLNEVVSLLNHIRDYGASTEAPKYHFVSPRPWRLNRDYSVASYQNVSDLTQYTCLNADGSVNGYKYYDMPSNPISQPMLGLLCAGRTIYTEDEPINNPGHYDDQTFSMQNALQEGDNWISGRAKDGAYPSGHTTEAYDRSLGMAYAIPQRFQEMVARAGDLGENRIVASMHSPFDVIGGRIMGLAVTAATLSDPNNIATKSAAVAQANLYFEQNMPSDYDSVNEFAHCTTDANQPCNAQDAYADHQAMKEKYRAYMTYGFSKLDEASKAPQVPKGAEVLLETRLPYLTTEQRRAVLASTEIDSNYPVINESRGWGRINLVDAADGYGAFNGDVDVYMDASKGGFYAADRWRNDIAGIGMLHKSGTGKLSLEGNNSYQGGTLLDGGTLAAASNTAFGTHTLYQNDGTVQVSIRGGDQDPSKGTLSVSDYVIKDGSLALDLTHNARISAQNSIYIEGGTLRLTVPNITTTTSYEVLNADYIEGQFSQVIAQDTSGQRYTASLSYSENTVTVTLQPRA